One Mesorhizobium sp. J428 DNA segment encodes these proteins:
- the trxA gene encoding thioredoxin: protein MATVKVDKNNFQSDVLQSAEPVVVDFWAEWCGPCKMIAPSLDELSTELAGKVKIAKLNIDENPELAAQFGVRSIPTLMVFKGGEVADIKVGAAPKTALSAWIGGNV, encoded by the coding sequence ATGGCCACCGTCAAGGTCGACAAGAACAACTTCCAGTCGGACGTGCTGCAGTCCGCCGAGCCCGTCGTCGTGGACTTCTGGGCTGAGTGGTGCGGCCCGTGCAAGATGATCGCGCCGTCGCTGGACGAGCTGTCGACCGAACTCGCCGGCAAGGTGAAGATCGCCAAGCTCAACATCGACGAGAATCCCGAGCTCGCCGCCCAGTTCGGCGTCCGCTCCATCCCGACGCTGATGGTGTTCAAGGGCGGCGAAGTCGCCGACATCAAGGTCGGTGCCGCGCCGAAAACCGCGCTGTCGGCCTGGATCGGCGGCAACGTCTGA
- the trpA gene encoding tryptophan synthase subunit alpha, protein MTTRIDRRMARLKGEGRPALVTYIMGGDPDYATSLSIMKALPRSGSDVIELGMPFSDPMADGPAIQAAGLRALKSGQTLRKTLDMAAEFRKSDDETPIVMMGYYNPIYIYGVDRFLADAKTAGIDGLIVVDLPPEMDEELCIPALKAGINFIRLATPTTDDKRLPKVLENTSGFVYYVSMTGITGSALADTTKVATAVKRIKGHTDLPVCVGFGVKTAEQARTIGASADGVVVGTAIVNAIANVLGPKGEKTADPADAVATLVSGLAAGVRAARLAPAE, encoded by the coding sequence ATGACCACCCGCATCGACCGGCGCATGGCGCGACTGAAGGGCGAGGGCCGACCGGCACTCGTCACCTACATCATGGGCGGCGACCCCGACTATGCCACTTCGCTGTCGATCATGAAGGCCCTGCCGCGCTCGGGCTCCGACGTGATCGAGCTCGGCATGCCCTTCTCCGACCCGATGGCGGACGGGCCGGCGATCCAGGCGGCCGGCCTCAGGGCGCTCAAGTCGGGCCAGACGCTGCGCAAGACGCTCGACATGGCGGCCGAGTTCCGCAAGTCGGACGACGAGACGCCGATCGTGATGATGGGCTACTACAACCCGATCTACATCTACGGCGTCGACCGGTTCCTGGCCGACGCCAAGACCGCGGGCATAGACGGGCTGATCGTGGTCGACCTGCCGCCGGAGATGGACGAGGAACTATGCATTCCCGCCCTCAAGGCCGGGATCAACTTCATCCGCCTCGCTACGCCGACGACGGACGACAAGCGCCTGCCCAAAGTGCTCGAGAACACGTCCGGCTTCGTCTACTACGTGTCGATGACCGGCATCACCGGCTCCGCGCTCGCCGACACGACCAAGGTCGCCACGGCGGTGAAGCGCATCAAGGGACATACCGACCTGCCGGTCTGCGTCGGCTTCGGTGTCAAGACGGCCGAACAGGCGCGCACGATCGGCGCATCCGCCGACGGCGTCGTGGTGGGCACGGCGATCGTCAATGCGATCGCAAACGTGCTGGGTCCCAAGGGCGAGAAGACGGCCGATCCGGCCGACGCGGTCGCGACGCTGGTGTCGGGCCTCGCGGCAGGCGTGCGTGCGGCCCGCCTTGCTCCCGCCGAATAG
- a CDS encoding M48 family metallopeptidase — MIFSLLRKPEPRRPAKPLERMHEVGGRTLPLRIVENARARRLTLRIDAGGQGLRVTVPPGIPAREVDRFIDRHQGWLEARIAKVPDKPQIRPGVKIPVRGVPHLIVHEADRRGSVTVAEVDGVPALIVHGERAHLARRVADFLKREAKKDIEALVAKHTAAVGRTAKAIRFKDTTSRWGSCTSDGSLSFSWRIMMARPTVIDYLVAHEVAHLKEMNHGPKFWALCRELCPRTDEARAWLKKNGAALQAIRFG; from the coding sequence ATGATCTTCTCGCTCCTGAGAAAGCCAGAGCCGCGCCGTCCCGCCAAGCCGCTCGAACGGATGCACGAGGTCGGCGGGCGCACGCTGCCATTGCGCATCGTCGAGAACGCGCGCGCCCGGCGACTGACCCTGCGCATCGACGCCGGCGGGCAGGGCCTGCGCGTGACGGTGCCGCCGGGCATTCCCGCCCGCGAAGTCGACCGGTTCATCGACCGTCACCAGGGATGGCTGGAAGCCCGCATCGCCAAGGTGCCGGACAAACCGCAGATACGACCGGGCGTGAAGATCCCGGTGCGGGGCGTGCCGCATCTCATCGTCCACGAAGCCGACAGGCGCGGTTCGGTGACGGTGGCCGAGGTTGACGGCGTGCCGGCGCTGATCGTGCACGGCGAGCGCGCTCATCTTGCCCGCCGCGTCGCAGACTTCCTCAAGCGCGAGGCCAAGAAGGATATCGAGGCGCTGGTGGCGAAGCACACCGCCGCCGTCGGGCGCACGGCGAAGGCGATCCGCTTCAAGGACACGACCAGCCGCTGGGGCTCCTGCACATCGGACGGCAGCCTGTCCTTTTCGTGGCGCATCATGATGGCGCGCCCGACGGTGATCGACTACCTCGTCGCGCACGAGGTGGCGCATCTGAAGGAAATGAATCACGGGCCGAAGTTCTGGGCACTGTGCCGGGAACTCTGCCCGAGGACGGACGAGGCGCGAGCCTGGCTGAAGAAGAACGGCGCGGCGCTTCAGGCGATCAGGTTTGGTTAG
- the accD gene encoding acetyl-CoA carboxylase, carboxyltransferase subunit beta — protein MNWITNYVRPKINSMLGRREIPENLWIKDPETGEMVFHKDLEENQWVIPSSGHHMKIKAKDRLKFFMDNGEYAAIENPKVMVDPLKFRDEKRYIDRLKDAKAKTSLDDAILSVRGTIEGLPIVACVQDFAFMGGSLGMAAGDAIIKAFEIALAEKRPMVLFAASGGARMQEGILSLMQLPRTTVAVERLREAGLPYIVVLTNPTTGGVTASYAMLGDIHIAEPGALIGFAGPRVIEQTIREKLPEGFQRAEYLMEHGMVDMVVSRLEMKETVARLLKILMHAPVAQVDAPMARAASAPAQAGA, from the coding sequence ATGAACTGGATCACCAATTACGTCCGCCCGAAGATCAACTCGATGCTCGGACGGCGCGAGATACCGGAGAATCTCTGGATCAAGGATCCCGAGACCGGCGAGATGGTCTTTCACAAGGATCTCGAGGAGAACCAGTGGGTCATCCCCTCGTCGGGCCACCACATGAAGATCAAGGCCAAGGACCGGCTGAAGTTCTTCATGGATAATGGCGAATACGCGGCCATCGAGAACCCCAAGGTGATGGTTGATCCGCTGAAGTTCCGCGACGAGAAGCGCTATATCGACCGGTTGAAGGATGCCAAGGCCAAGACCAGCCTCGACGACGCGATCCTTTCTGTGCGCGGCACGATCGAGGGCCTGCCGATCGTCGCCTGCGTGCAGGATTTCGCCTTCATGGGCGGCTCGCTCGGCATGGCGGCCGGCGACGCCATCATCAAGGCGTTCGAGATCGCACTGGCCGAGAAGCGGCCGATGGTGCTGTTCGCGGCCTCGGGCGGGGCGCGCATGCAGGAAGGCATCCTGTCGCTGATGCAGCTGCCGCGCACCACGGTGGCGGTCGAGCGGCTGCGCGAGGCGGGGCTGCCCTATATCGTGGTGCTGACCAATCCGACCACCGGCGGCGTCACCGCGTCCTACGCCATGCTCGGCGACATCCATATCGCGGAGCCCGGCGCGCTGATCGGCTTCGCCGGCCCGCGCGTGATCGAACAGACCATCCGCGAGAAGCTGCCGGAGGGCTTCCAGCGGGCGGAATACCTGATGGAGCACGGCATGGTCGACATGGTGGTCTCGCGCCTGGAGATGAAAGAGACCGTCGCGCGGCTGCTCAAGATCCTGATGCATGCGCCGGTGGCGCAGGTTGACGCGCCGATGGCGCGCGCGGCGTCGGCTCCGGCCCAGGCCGGGGCATAG
- a CDS encoding metal ABC transporter permease — MIDTLLLPFSFPFMQQAFIVSLLVAIPMGLLSPFLVLKGWSLMGDAVSHAVLPGVVLAYVAGLPIGLGAFAAGMFCAVGTGYLKENSRIKEDTVMGVLFSGMFGLGLVLYSMIETELHLDHILFGDMLGVGWGDIIEAGAIAAVVAGALAIKWRDLMLHAFDQQHAKAIGLPVRLLHYGLLALLSLSIVGALKSVGIILAIALLIAPGAIGFLIARRFGVMIAISVTVAVVASLLGVYLSFFLDSAPAPTIVLLMSGTFVVAFLRARLSVPAEGEAA, encoded by the coding sequence ATGATCGACACGCTCCTCCTCCCCTTCTCCTTCCCCTTCATGCAGCAGGCCTTCATCGTCTCGCTGCTGGTGGCGATCCCGATGGGGCTCCTGTCGCCGTTCCTGGTGCTGAAGGGCTGGTCGCTGATGGGAGACGCGGTCAGCCATGCCGTGTTGCCCGGCGTGGTGCTGGCCTATGTCGCCGGCCTGCCGATCGGCCTCGGCGCCTTCGCGGCAGGCATGTTCTGCGCCGTCGGCACCGGCTACCTGAAGGAAAACAGCCGCATCAAGGAGGACACCGTCATGGGCGTCCTCTTCTCGGGCATGTTCGGGCTGGGCCTGGTGCTCTACTCGATGATCGAGACGGAACTGCATCTCGACCACATCCTGTTCGGCGACATGCTGGGTGTCGGCTGGGGCGACATCATCGAGGCCGGCGCCATCGCGGCGGTCGTCGCCGGCGCGCTGGCGATCAAGTGGCGCGACCTTATGCTTCATGCCTTCGACCAGCAGCACGCGAAGGCGATCGGCCTGCCGGTTCGGCTGCTGCATTACGGGCTGCTGGCGCTGCTGTCGCTGTCGATCGTCGGCGCGCTCAAGTCGGTCGGCATCATCCTCGCCATCGCACTGCTCATCGCGCCGGGCGCGATCGGCTTCCTGATCGCGCGGCGGTTCGGCGTGATGATCGCAATTTCGGTGACAGTGGCGGTCGTCGCATCGCTGCTCGGCGTCTATCTGTCCTTCTTCCTGGACTCCGCGCCGGCGCCGACGATCGTGCTGCTGATGTCCGGAACCTTCGTCGTCGCCTTCCTGCGGGCACGCCTGTCCGTGCCAGCGGAGGGCGAGGCGGCCTGA
- a CDS encoding folylpolyglutamate synthase/dihydrofolate synthase family protein has protein sequence MTKSAAEREIDRLMTLHPKGFDLSLGRIRRLLEKLGNPQDRLPPVIHIAGTNGKGSAAAFSRALLEASGRTVHVHTSPHLVNWHERYRIGAPGGGRFVEDEVFADAIRRVGMANDGQTITVFEILTAVGFLLFSEHPADVAIVEVGLGGRFDATNVIENPAACAIMPVSLDHEAYLGDRVELIAAEKAGIIKRGRPVVVGAQDSDSARDVIVGTAERLGAPAYVYGQDFIAFEENGRLIYQDEDGLLDLPPPRLPGRHQFANAAAAIATVKAAGFSLGVADVEKAMQTVDWPGRLQKLSSGRLTDFAPRGAELWLDGGHNPGASVVIAEAIAEQEERFPRPLFLICGMINTKDQTNFFRAFEGMARHVFTVPVNMSEASVPNAVLAAHAAEAGLSAEPVASIENALLLLRDNWDEADTPPRILICGSLYLAGEVLRLNGTPPK, from the coding sequence ATGACAAAGAGCGCCGCCGAACGCGAGATCGATCGGTTGATGACCCTGCATCCCAAGGGATTCGACCTGTCGCTCGGCCGGATACGCCGCCTGCTGGAAAAGCTCGGCAATCCGCAGGACCGGCTGCCGCCGGTGATCCACATCGCCGGCACCAACGGCAAGGGCTCGGCGGCGGCGTTCTCGCGCGCGCTGCTGGAGGCGAGTGGCCGCACGGTTCACGTCCACACCTCGCCCCACCTCGTCAACTGGCACGAGCGCTACCGGATCGGCGCGCCCGGCGGCGGCAGGTTCGTCGAGGACGAGGTGTTCGCCGACGCGATTCGGCGCGTCGGCATGGCGAATGACGGCCAGACCATCACCGTGTTCGAAATCCTGACCGCCGTCGGCTTCCTGCTGTTTTCCGAACATCCGGCGGATGTGGCGATCGTCGAGGTCGGGCTGGGCGGCAGGTTTGACGCGACCAATGTGATCGAGAACCCGGCCGCCTGCGCGATCATGCCCGTCTCGCTCGACCATGAAGCCTATCTCGGCGATCGCGTCGAGCTGATCGCCGCCGAGAAGGCGGGTATCATCAAGCGGGGACGCCCCGTCGTTGTGGGCGCGCAGGACAGCGACTCGGCGCGGGACGTCATCGTCGGCACGGCCGAACGGCTCGGCGCGCCGGCCTATGTCTACGGCCAGGACTTCATCGCCTTCGAAGAGAACGGCCGCCTGATCTACCAGGACGAAGACGGGCTGCTGGACCTGCCGCCGCCGCGCCTTCCCGGACGGCACCAGTTCGCCAACGCCGCGGCCGCCATCGCCACCGTGAAGGCGGCTGGCTTCAGCCTCGGCGTCGCCGATGTCGAAAAGGCGATGCAGACGGTCGACTGGCCGGGCAGGCTGCAGAAGCTGAGCAGCGGGCGCCTGACCGATTTTGCGCCGCGCGGCGCGGAGCTTTGGCTCGACGGCGGGCACAATCCGGGCGCGAGCGTGGTCATCGCCGAGGCGATCGCCGAGCAGGAGGAGCGGTTCCCGCGGCCGCTGTTCCTGATCTGCGGCATGATCAACACTAAGGACCAGACGAACTTCTTCAGGGCGTTCGAGGGCATGGCGCGGCATGTCTTCACCGTGCCGGTGAACATGAGCGAGGCCAGCGTGCCGAACGCGGTGCTGGCCGCGCATGCGGCGGAGGCCGGCCTGTCGGCGGAGCCGGTGGCGTCGATCGAGAATGCGCTGCTTCTGCTGCGGGACAACTGGGACGAGGCGGACACGCCGCCGCGCATCCTGATCTGCGGCTCGCTCTATCTCGCCGGCGAGGTGCTCCGCCTCAACGGAACGCCTCCGAAATGA
- a CDS encoding metal ABC transporter permease, whose amino-acid sequence MMATLLEPFGYGYMVNAMWVSALVGAVCAFLSAFLMLKGWSLIGDALSHSIVPGVAGAYMLGLPFALGAFLAGGLAAGAMLFLNQRTRLREDAIIGMIFTSFFGLGLFMVSLSPTSVNIQTIVLGNILAITPADTLQLVLIAGVSLAILIAKWKDLMVAFFDENHARSIGLRPGLLKGVFFTLLAACTVAALQTVGAFLVIAMVVTPGATAYLLTDRFPRLITIAVVIGALSSLIGAYISYFLDGATGGVIVVLQMAVFLTAFVFAPKHGLLAARRRAREALEAQA is encoded by the coding sequence ATGATGGCGACCTTGCTCGAACCGTTCGGCTACGGCTACATGGTCAACGCCATGTGGGTCTCGGCGCTGGTCGGCGCGGTCTGCGCCTTCCTGTCCGCCTTCCTGATGCTCAAGGGCTGGTCGCTGATCGGCGACGCGCTCTCGCATTCGATCGTGCCGGGCGTCGCCGGCGCCTACATGCTGGGCCTGCCCTTCGCCCTCGGCGCGTTCCTGGCCGGCGGGCTCGCCGCCGGTGCGATGCTGTTCCTCAACCAGCGGACCAGGCTGCGCGAGGATGCGATCATCGGCATGATCTTCACCTCCTTCTTCGGGCTCGGCCTGTTCATGGTGTCCCTGTCGCCCACCTCGGTGAACATCCAGACGATCGTGCTCGGCAACATCCTCGCCATCACGCCGGCCGACACGCTGCAGCTGGTGCTGATTGCCGGCGTGTCGCTCGCGATCCTGATCGCCAAGTGGAAGGACCTGATGGTGGCCTTCTTCGACGAGAACCATGCGCGTTCGATCGGCCTGCGGCCGGGCCTGCTCAAGGGCGTCTTCTTCACCCTTCTCGCCGCCTGCACGGTGGCAGCGCTGCAGACCGTCGGCGCCTTCCTGGTGATCGCCATGGTCGTCACGCCCGGCGCGACCGCCTATCTGCTCACCGACCGCTTCCCGCGCCTGATCACGATCGCAGTGGTAATCGGGGCGCTGTCGAGCCTGATTGGCGCCTACATCTCCTATTTCCTCGACGGCGCGACCGGCGGCGTCATCGTCGTGCTGCAGATGGCGGTCTTCCTGACCGCCTTCGTCTTCGCGCCGAAGCACGGCCTGCTGGCCGCGCGGCGACGGGCACGGGAAGCGCTGGAGGCGCAGGCATGA
- a CDS encoding phosphoribosylanthranilate isomerase encodes MSLDIKICGLSTPETIAAALDGGASHVGFIFFPKSPRNVTPQQAAELRQAAIGRAKAVAVTVDASDEFLDAIVSETKPDMLQLHGKETPARVAQVRERYNLPVMKALSVSEPADLLPIQGFVGVADRLLLDAKAPKGSELPGGNGVSFDWRLLAALDPGLDYMLSGGLNPGNVGDAIRIANPPGLDVSSGVESAPGVKDVGLIRDFFEAARKARS; translated from the coding sequence ATGTCCCTCGACATCAAGATATGCGGCCTGTCCACGCCCGAGACGATCGCGGCGGCGCTCGACGGCGGCGCGAGCCATGTCGGCTTCATCTTCTTTCCCAAGAGCCCCCGCAACGTGACGCCGCAGCAGGCGGCCGAGTTGCGGCAGGCGGCAATCGGGCGCGCCAAGGCGGTCGCCGTCACCGTCGACGCGAGCGATGAATTCCTCGACGCGATCGTGTCGGAGACGAAGCCCGACATGCTGCAGCTTCACGGCAAGGAAACGCCGGCGCGCGTGGCGCAGGTGCGGGAACGCTATAACCTGCCGGTGATGAAGGCGCTGTCGGTGAGCGAGCCCGCCGACCTGCTGCCGATCCAGGGTTTCGTCGGCGTCGCGGACCGGCTGCTGCTCGACGCCAAGGCGCCGAAAGGCTCCGAACTGCCGGGCGGCAACGGCGTGTCGTTCGACTGGCGCCTGCTCGCCGCCCTCGATCCCGGCCTCGACTACATGCTGTCGGGAGGCCTCAATCCGGGCAATGTCGGCGACGCGATCCGGATCGCGAACCCGCCGGGTCTGGATGTCTCGTCCGGAGTCGAATCTGCGCCGGGCGTCAAGGACGTGGGGTTGATCCGTGATTTCTTCGAGGCAGCGCGGAAGGCCCGAAGCTGA
- the addA gene encoding double-strand break repair helicase AddA, with the protein MSGRLVIPADTLAEQARASDPSSSAWVSANAGSGKTHVLAQRVIRLLLDDVEPSKILCLTYTKAAAANMSNRVFRDLGRWTTLDEATLRDEIARIDGRPPPGARLRRARQLFARALETPGGLKIQTIHAFCEAVLHQFPLEANIAGHFEMLDGQMEQALVAEARRDMLTGIAARQDEALAGAFERVLAIAGEAGLDRLLSEIVAKRESLRAFLDQVGGDIGVLSEEFGFDRSDTASDLAAAVWPLPGFPPDYFAAFANAALKHDAKTVVNNILPHATLAFEARDPLLRFEHLRKGFLKADGDPYGPSTFKKALLADLPDLPERYAAASAALAAAADRIALHGMIEATAAALMIADVLIGRYERLKAARGFLDFNDLISRTVRLLARTDVGPWVQYKLDRGIDHVLVDEAQDTSPDQWQVVRRLAEEFFAGLGARDNVARTVFAVGDEKQSIYSFQGADPESFSLSGAAFAERVRGSGGRFERVRLQRSFRSTTDVLGAVDLVFAADTARKGLTQDEEPIEHPTIRELQPGHVEVWPLVEPQQVEEPDDWTQAIDHASAPAVQLAEHIATTIRDWIRNGECLEGKLVAGAPRRLTAGDVLVLVRKRDRFVHALSRALKNREVNVAGADRLSLSGHIAVKDLIALGRVALQPHDDLSLAALLRSPVFGLSEQQLFELAWNRHDAPLGRVLRERARSDLLLVPVVESLERWANEAAFKPVFEFYATLLARDGIRSKMVARLGPSAGEILDEFLSFALAVERTGLPGLESFLASLESAGPDIKREMDQTRDEVRIMTVHAAKGLEAPVVFLVDGAGRPSLDAHLPRLIPIEAKNGGWRGNGYLWRGGSDLANSVSTAQNRILSDKAEDEYRRLLYVGMTRAEDRLIVCGYRGKQNPVPGIWHDLVTTALSASPHSRTVPHPVTGADILRFRRSPEAPAQAGPPASAPLAAAGPVFAPLAPLPGHDAPVRSLSPSAAAALLDPPDENVAPARSPVLDPQEESSFAIARGLAIHRLLQMLPAMPEGERESAARRYLDNAEGRWTPADRDQAWTSVQNVLSDPLFAPIFAAGSRAEVAVTGTLPLAGREVVVSGTIDRLSVSADRVLIVDYKTNRPPPDDLSKVPEAYVVQLSLYRALLARIYPDREIAAALLFTEAPRLIELPASLMDAALERLT; encoded by the coding sequence ATGAGCGGCCGCCTCGTCATCCCGGCGGACACGCTCGCCGAACAGGCCCGCGCCTCCGATCCGTCCAGCTCCGCCTGGGTCTCGGCCAATGCCGGCTCGGGCAAGACGCATGTGCTGGCGCAGCGTGTCATCCGGCTGCTGCTCGACGATGTGGAGCCGTCAAAGATCCTCTGCCTGACCTACACCAAGGCGGCGGCGGCCAACATGTCGAACCGCGTCTTCCGCGATCTCGGCCGCTGGACGACGCTCGACGAAGCGACCCTGCGCGACGAGATCGCCCGCATCGACGGCCGTCCGCCGCCGGGCGCGCGCCTGCGGCGGGCGCGGCAGCTCTTTGCGCGTGCGCTGGAAACGCCGGGCGGCCTGAAAATCCAGACCATCCATGCCTTCTGCGAGGCGGTCCTGCACCAGTTCCCGCTCGAGGCGAACATCGCTGGCCATTTCGAGATGCTGGACGGCCAGATGGAGCAGGCGCTCGTCGCCGAGGCCCGCCGCGACATGCTGACCGGCATCGCCGCGCGGCAGGACGAGGCGCTGGCAGGCGCCTTCGAGCGCGTGCTGGCGATCGCCGGCGAGGCCGGGCTCGACAGGCTGCTGAGCGAGATCGTCGCGAAGCGGGAAAGCCTGCGCGCCTTCCTCGACCAGGTCGGCGGCGACATTGGAGTCCTGTCCGAGGAATTCGGTTTCGACCGGTCCGACACCGCATCCGACCTTGCCGCCGCCGTCTGGCCCTTGCCCGGCTTTCCGCCGGACTATTTTGCTGCCTTCGCAAACGCCGCCTTGAAGCACGACGCCAAAACGGTGGTGAATAACATTCTCCCGCATGCGACGCTGGCTTTCGAGGCGCGGGACCCGCTGCTCCGCTTCGAGCACCTTCGCAAGGGATTCCTCAAGGCGGATGGCGATCCGTACGGCCCTTCGACCTTCAAGAAGGCCCTGCTGGCCGACCTTCCGGATTTGCCCGAGAGATACGCCGCCGCGTCGGCAGCACTCGCCGCGGCCGCCGATCGCATCGCGCTCCACGGCATGATCGAGGCGACCGCCGCGGCGCTTATGATCGCAGACGTTCTGATCGGCCGTTACGAGCGGCTGAAGGCGGCGCGCGGCTTCCTCGACTTCAACGACCTGATCTCGCGCACGGTGCGGCTGCTCGCCCGCACCGACGTCGGTCCGTGGGTCCAGTACAAGCTCGACCGCGGCATCGACCATGTGCTGGTCGACGAGGCGCAGGACACCAGCCCCGACCAGTGGCAGGTCGTGCGCCGGCTGGCGGAAGAGTTCTTCGCCGGCCTCGGCGCGCGCGACAACGTCGCCCGCACCGTCTTCGCCGTCGGCGACGAGAAGCAGTCGATCTATTCCTTCCAGGGCGCGGACCCCGAATCCTTCTCGCTCAGCGGCGCTGCCTTCGCGGAGCGGGTGCGCGGGTCGGGCGGCCGCTTCGAGCGCGTCCGGCTCCAGCGGTCCTTCCGCTCGACCACCGACGTTCTCGGCGCGGTCGACCTGGTGTTCGCGGCCGACACCGCGCGCAAGGGCCTGACCCAGGATGAGGAGCCGATCGAGCACCCGACTATCCGCGAATTGCAGCCCGGCCACGTCGAGGTCTGGCCGCTGGTGGAGCCGCAGCAGGTGGAGGAACCGGACGACTGGACGCAGGCGATCGACCACGCCTCCGCCCCGGCCGTCCAACTCGCGGAACACATCGCCACGACGATCCGAGACTGGATCAGGAACGGCGAATGCCTCGAAGGTAAGCTGGTCGCCGGCGCCCCGCGCCGGTTGACGGCCGGCGACGTGCTGGTGCTCGTGCGCAAGCGCGACCGCTTCGTCCACGCTTTGTCGCGCGCGCTGAAGAACCGCGAGGTCAACGTCGCCGGCGCCGACCGGCTCAGCCTGTCCGGCCACATCGCAGTGAAGGACCTGATCGCGCTCGGCCGTGTGGCGCTCCAGCCGCATGACGACCTGTCGCTGGCCGCCCTGCTGCGCAGCCCGGTCTTTGGCTTGAGCGAGCAACAGCTCTTCGAACTCGCCTGGAACCGCCACGACGCGCCGCTTGGCCGTGTGCTGCGCGAACGGGCGCGGTCGGACCTCCTGCTCGTGCCCGTGGTCGAGAGTCTGGAGCGCTGGGCCAACGAAGCGGCCTTCAAGCCGGTGTTCGAGTTCTACGCCACCCTGCTCGCGCGCGACGGCATCCGCTCGAAGATGGTGGCACGGCTCGGGCCCTCGGCGGGCGAGATCCTTGACGAGTTCCTGAGCTTCGCATTGGCCGTCGAGCGCACGGGCCTGCCGGGGCTGGAATCCTTCCTCGCCTCGCTGGAATCGGCCGGCCCCGACATCAAGCGCGAGATGGACCAGACGCGTGATGAGGTCCGCATCATGACCGTCCACGCCGCCAAGGGTCTGGAGGCGCCGGTGGTGTTCCTGGTCGACGGCGCGGGGCGGCCGTCGCTCGATGCGCACCTGCCGCGCCTGATCCCGATCGAGGCGAAGAACGGCGGCTGGCGCGGCAACGGCTATCTGTGGCGCGGCGGGTCCGACCTGGCGAACTCGGTCTCGACGGCGCAGAACCGCATCCTCTCCGACAAGGCGGAGGATGAATACCGCCGCCTGCTCTATGTCGGCATGACGCGCGCCGAGGACCGGTTGATCGTCTGCGGCTATCGCGGCAAACAGAACCCTGTCCCCGGCATCTGGCACGACTTGGTGACGACCGCCCTCTCCGCCTCGCCGCACAGCCGCACCGTGCCGCATCCGGTGACCGGTGCCGACATTCTGCGCTTCCGCCGCAGCCCCGAGGCGCCGGCGCAGGCCGGTCCCCCTGCGTCTGCGCCTTTAGCGGCGGCCGGTCCCGTCTTCGCGCCGCTCGCGCCCTTGCCCGGGCACGATGCGCCCGTGCGCAGCCTGTCGCCCTCGGCCGCGGCTGCACTTCTCGACCCGCCGGACGAGAATGTCGCGCCCGCGCGTTCGCCGGTGCTGGACCCGCAGGAAGAATCCTCCTTCGCCATCGCGCGCGGCCTCGCGATCCACCGGCTGCTGCAGATGCTGCCTGCAATGCCGGAAGGCGAACGCGAATCCGCCGCGCGCCGCTATCTCGACAATGCTGAAGGCAGATGGACGCCGGCCGATCGCGATCAGGCATGGACGTCGGTGCAGAACGTGCTCTCCGACCCACTGTTCGCCCCGATCTTCGCAGCCGGCTCGCGCGCGGAGGTTGCCGTGACGGGAACGCTCCCGCTGGCCGGCCGGGAGGTCGTCGTCTCCGGGACGATCGACCGCCTGTCGGTCTCGGCCGACCGGGTGCTGATCGTCGACTACAAGACCAATCGCCCGCCGCCGGACGACCTATCGAAGGTCCCGGAGGCCTATGTCGTCCAGCTTTCGCTCTATCGGGCGCTGCTCGCGCGGATCTATCCCGACCGCGAGATCGCCGCCGCGCTGCTGTTCACGGAAGCGCCGCGGCTGATCGAACTGCCTGCGTCGCTGATGGACGCCGCGCTTGAACGACTCACGTGA